ccaattccaaagTTCGTTGCGTTCGCATTTGTTTACATCATTGCTCGATTCGGTGTTCCATACCCAAACACGATGTCCCTGATTGCCCAGGCTAGTCGCACAGCGCCGCAACTCCTGTTGCACTTGAACCGCCATCTGGTCACCTCCTGTTCAAGCGCCGCATCCGCCACGTCCTCGAAACCGCCGGATTTCGACCAGTCAATCACTGCCGACCAGCTCCTCGGACCGGAATCGCAGCGCAGGTGCATGGAGAAAATGCGCAGCCTGCCGGCATTCCCGCGTCCCAAGGCGCTGACGCCCAGTCGCCGGGAGAAGCAGACGTCCGCGGTTCTTATCGCCCTCTGCCAGGAGCGGGGCACGTCAGTATAGCCACTTAAACGAGGAATGCAATCATTTGAATAAGCTGCATCGTTTTGCTCTTTCAGAAACGAGATATCCCTGCTATACACCCGACGATCGCGACACCTGCGCAGCCACAGCTTTCAGATCTCCTTTCCGGGCGGAAGGCGCGATGATCATGACACTAGCTACGTGGACTGTGCGCTGCGCGAGACGGAGGAGGAGATCGGCCTACCGCGCCATCGCATCCAGGTGTGGGGCGAGGCCAAGCAGCTACAGCTGCCGAGGACCTCCTCCATTGTGCCAGTGGTGGGTGTGGTGCCAGACTTTAGCCTCTCCGAGCTGCGTCTCAACTgggaggaggtggaggaggcGTTTAGTGTGCCGCTCCAATCGCTGATGCTGCCCAAGGCCACCAGGCACACACAGTTTCGCAGCGGTTACAGCGGTCCCGTATTTGTCGTGGACCATTATCGCATCTGGGGCATCACCGGCTACCTGACGCACCTCTTCCTGCACTGCCTGCTGCCACCCAGTTTGCTGCCCGATTGCCTCAAGACGAACATCAAGTTCATTCGGCCCTTTAAGCTACCGCCCAAGATGCCGCATCATCGCGAGCACTCCGCCGCGGATCCCTCGATGCGCACCTGACGAGACATCCGCGATCCGCCGACCGTAATCCTACTCAGGCTAGCACCAATGTGGTACTGTGATTGGGCCAAATGTGCTTCGCTCGAACCGAACAATTGGCCAAATCTGATGGTGTTCTTTGTTTTAGTGTACGCGTTAATTGTTAATTATCGGAGAGATTTATAATAAAACTGTTGACCATTATATTGAAATCGAAGAGGAGCTCGTAATTCGAGCTAAAGTTTTAGTTTGAAGATGCCATTAAATGCTATTAAgtagtatgtatatattaacTTTTATCATGAAATGAACATCCGTAATTTCCGTGTTAAGTAGAAGGCAATATTtgtctttttgttttttttatttgtaatttttacttaaatacaaaaaatactCTTCATTTCCTCCtctaattttcttttttttttgttttgtttttcttgttatgataaaataaaatatttaaataaaaattaaaaatggcAAACTTTCGCcagggagcaaaaaaaaaatcaaaatcataattttgcaatagaaaaaaaaaaacatttgtcTTCGAATACAACAAAAAAGCTCCTTGcagaataaaaaatataatataaaataaacattttgaaggAACGGGAAGCGCTCCTTCAGGCGATCGATACATTTTAATTGACAGCGAGCTACATAATTATATTCATGCGTTTGCCTGTGTACATCTGTATGTCAAACACAaatgttttaatattaattaagcaaacaaacatGCAGGCGGGCCAAGTAAGTCAAAGCCTTCTCGATAGATTGTGGCtggtgttttgttttttgtttttgaaatgGGGTTTAAATTAAGCATAGCTGAAGAAAGGCAACGCGGCTGCTTAAAGAACACTTGTTGTTATGCTTGCTATATATATAgtaggtatatatatatatttatatataatatatgcaTGGGTAGTTATATCCGTTAAGTATACATCTATGTATAGTCCTcagagttgctgctgcttgtaAAATTGTCCAAAATATTGTGGTTGCGATTGCTGTATACTATTAGTTGATGTGTGGTGTGGCTGCATGGCTCTGCTCCATAGGAAACCTACTCCGAAATATCAATTGGAATGTATGTGGTAAACGTGGGCGTCTCCAGCTCCTCGTGCTTCTTCATTTTGAGACTCTGCAAGCGAATGGAGATTCTAAGTTGAAGCCCAGTAAAATTGGCGCAATGTCAAGTTACGCACCTGTTGCAGCTTGTAGTGATTGATAATGTCCTGGTCGGCCGGGCACGATTGTGTGAAGGCGTCCAGCTGGTACATGTGATACATGTAGCGCCACAGGGCCGTCAAGTGCGTCTGCAAGGAATCGAAAAGTGAGACCGGTGAGTCATTGATGTCTGGTCGGGACGGCTTATTCAATCGATTCTATAGCTGATTGGACTTCGATTTAAAACCCATTTACGGTTGGTGACTGCAGCACAGACCACTCACAATCAAAGTTATACAATGTAATAGCCTTAGATAGAGTTGCTATTAAATCTATATGGCAATACAGCTCATCGCATTCATTCTTGCGCTATTAATCATTTAAGCAAAAAAGTCTCAAAGCCACTAAGTCAATATTTGCCCTCTGCTTTCTATTCGCAAATAAAGTCTTTATCAGCAAAAGTTTTCCTGACTAATCCATCAAATACGCAAATACGATAATGCTGTATTATTTGCGCATCGAAAGAGTTTCTCCTCCTGCGGCGACTGTGATACCCTGGAACCCCCCACTGCTTACCGGGATTTCAAAGTCGACGAAGTACTTGCCCGCCACACGGATGTGCTGCAGGCGCGGCATCAGCTCACAGTCGAAGCAGCACATGGTGTCGCCGGTGAGGAAGCGCGTGTTGCGCGCGGACAGATGATCGTTGATCTTGCGCAGATGCGAGAGCAGGGCGTTGTTCTTGGCCTCGTCCTTCTTCACCAGCATCAGCTTCAACTTGACGTACAGGTTCTCGATCAGGGTGGCCACCTCCTTGTCCTGGACGAACAGATTGTAGCCGCCCGGTATGTTCTTCATGATGTGCCGCTCGATCTTCTCGTTCTCCAGAATGGCCAGCCCATTGTCAATGAGGATGGGCGGGTGTGTGGCCTCGAAATTGGTGCGGAAATCGGGCGGCGGCTTCTGCATATCCACCGTCGTCACCTTCAGGCTGATCGTCTTTAGTTCGGCCAGCAGATACAGGTCCATGAAGTACTCCTGGCAGAACAAACAGGCGCCCTTCCGCCTGCCATCGATGGTCGAGGCCTGCGAATCGAAGCGGAAAATAATATCAAAATTAGGAAAACAAGCGTTTATTCAATCAAAAAGCGAGAGGGGTGCGGTGCCTGCAGCCGAAAATGTTTACTTGGCCATTTCGATAAGTTGGCTTTGCGGCGATACCATCAAGTGTTAATGTGGGTCACATTCCGGGGACTGGGCATTTTTCCAGCGATTGGACATTGCCTTCAGTCCACTTAATGGACACATAATGGCACATCGCGTGCCGGCAATTACTGATAAACACAAATCAAACagaaatttaacaaaataagACAACATAGTTTTCCATTATGATCATgtgacatcatcatcatcataatcatcatAACCATAAACGTTCTGCGTTGTTCAACCGCCCAGCGTGGCGTGATGAGCCATCGAGGTTTGTTTGCTCgccatttttttcttttttgggggACCGGAAGCGATCCAAAGGCAAGACGAGCGACGTCGAGtggacgacgacgacgacactAGCCAAGCCAGACGAGAACTCTGCATCGCTGCACTGCCAAGGCCAGTGGAGGATAGGCAGATACATTTGTAGCTACACAGATGGCAAGATAAATAGTGAGACTTGGCGAACGGCAAGGCAATGCCAGCGCCACAGGCTACAGTGAGCACTGGCTAGTTGAGCCAAGTCCCTGCATCTGCATTCCAGCAATATGAAGCCGCAGATAAGGCAGGTATTAACAGATTAAGCGTATTTATTTACGTGATTATTTATAGCTGCCAGTGGTATTAAAACATAACAAAAGGCGGAAATACTTCATCTTTTTATGCGATTGTGGATATGATGAAAACGTTCGGcaaatttaaatggaatttaaacTGTTCCGCTTAGCCGGTATCCACTGTAGATCGATGGCATTGCTGCAGCTGAGAAGCAGCTAAAGCCAAACACATCACACaaatgatgacgatgatgtcATCAGGCGTGCGGTGTGTGAAGTTTACTTGTTGATTGCCGTTGCcagctttgtttttttttatttgctgccCATATTTAACCCCCTCCCCCCACCCCCCTTCGCACAACCATTTCTGCTGGCGTCGATAGCCGGCTTAACTTCAAATAAGCCCCAACGCCAGGCGGCAATCAATGTGCGTTTATATGGCACTGTGCATATTTGTATTCGTTAGATAAGCCAGCCTGCACTGCTGTTTTCACACAATTGCCACAACAGCGCACAGAAACCGAAGAGAGTGAGCAAATCTACTGGCTGCTCAAGAACGAGGTTGTCGTGGAGCTGGGAGCATTCTCCAAACTCCACAGCGAATCCATGAAGTTCGCTACACGGAGTAAGTATGTATCTACGAGTATATGGGTATTTCtatttatatttctatttCTGCACACCCACATCGTTATGGGTTATGGGTTATATATGGTTACGGTTCAACACTTGCCAAATACACATTTAGACTAAGTGATAAATATGATAACGTGGCGTACGCAATAATTATCTCCAGTTAACTTGTCGGTTTGTAAATTCTATTTTACGCACCAATTgctggcaattaaaatattatttcgaATGCGAAGTTAATTAGCATTGCCCTGTGTGTTAATGGCTTAATAACGAAACCCagccaaaccaaaccgaacccaACCCATTTTCCAGCCCACATGGTCGCAACATAATCAAACTATGgaaggcaacaacaacaaaaatacaaaaaataagcTACAATGATTGTGGGAGCGGTATTCGTAtaattttgtatcttttttttcATTCCGCCGCGGTGCTTAAACGGTTCATTTGTATTCTTTCGCACATTATTAACTGTGCACGTTCGTTTACCTGGTCTACGCACTTCCCTCCACACATCCGCAGTCCATGGCCCATAGCCCACAGCTCCAAGCTCCATAAATTCCCAACTGACCCGGATTACTTTCAGTACGTCGCACATATTCGTTCCGCTCGTATCtgtatttcatattttcttgGCCCGCATTTTGTTGACTCGATTTTTAAGGCCGCACTAATTGTTGCAGCAAGTACAAGTACGAAATTgttaaataaaactaataatatcgcattacaatatttttgccaTCTCTAGCGAGCATTGTAGTTTGCAATATGAGTTGCACAAATTGGAAATGGGAATTGCAAAATGCAAGACTAAGACGTGTGGCAACGTCGAAAGGTCAGTCGaagtcagtcagtcaggcaATCATCTCGagctacagatacagatacaaatacaaagTATATGGAAAAACTatggatacagatacatttgcaaatagagatacagatacatagaCGGCGGCTGCAATTGACGTTTTCAAAATAGAAATGACGAGAGAAGGCAGGCCAAAAAGCAGTTAGCAAATGTCAAGTGCCATTCACGTACATATGCTtcagatacatatatgtatgtacatatatatactttataagGCCACATCTGGCTAATAAAAACTGACGGCTAAATAAATACCTAGCCAATATAAACGTTCGTCTTTGAATACGTTTTCGTTGTAGAAAAATAAGTTGTggttttttttgtgttttttttttttggctagCCATAGAGGCGGTGAAAACTAtagatatttattttagaGGAAAACTATAGATTATCCATTTATTTTACTATTAAAGATAATCAATCTACCCATCTTATCAACCACCATTTTTGCATACTGAGTATTTGTGTGTTGGTGAAAATGGTTGCTTAAACAATTGTTATGATATTTcgaaatgtttaattttaagcCCTATTATTTTGTACGCAATCGTACGcccgtacatatatatacgtacatatatgtacgcACTCAACATCTTCGATTTGTTTTCCCTTTAATTGTAAATTCGTGGCGCGATAAGATAGAGGGCGGAAAAGTTAAGCAAAgtcaaataaaatgaaattcgTAAGCTTTTTGCGCCAGCGATCAGAAATCGTAAATGTaaacgaaaatgaaattgttggAAATAGTGGATGCCAGCCATgctttattttaatttatttatatttttggttctttttggttttttttctctgGGCTGGGATGGGTTGTTTTATTTTGGGAACCGGTTCGCTGACAGCTGCAGcgcaataatttaattttaatcatgATCATGATGTTGGGGGGCAGATGTCAACCTTGAGAAAAGCTTTCTTCGCACTCGAAGAGcgtcgattcgattcgattctcGAATGCCGGAGTTCTTTCAATTGGGCCACATAGATAcatgtatatttataaatatatatgtgtgtgtatgtgccaTATCTTATCAAAAGTCGGGCGGCGGAAGTTATCGCCGCAGTTCggtgctgatgatgatggtgccTGATGAAGTAATAGCCAAAATAATAGAAATATAATCAGGCCAAGTGGTCGCATGGCAGGTGAAGTCAGCCGGCATATCTTGGGCCACAATTTTTTAATGGGCTAATGGGTTTTCCAATGCCTAATCGCATTTCCCCTCCCAAAAACCGTTGACAACCTATGCCAAGGTATGTTCAAGAATTACGTTTAAATCTTATAAAAACATGTGCTATGATTATTAAGAATCATATTGCACTTAATACAGGTAAAAAGTCATACAAAATATACGATGTGAGTTACGAAAGGAAGTTATGAACATTAAAAtaggcaacaacaaaaaaacaccACTAATTGTCAATTAGAACGAATGCACTTTAGTTTTGGACTAAAGCAAGGGAAAATTGTGGGGGCGGGAAATTGTGGGCGGAGGATGTCAAGCCTTTGCGTGTTTTACTTGGCTAAAAAGCCAGTCACACagcaatgcacacacacacacacacagagaacGTGGGGGCGTGAATAAAACAAGAAATCAACGACTCAACTGTCACAAAACACAAACCATAGAAGAGGCAAGGaagacacgtacagtggtacTTAGATTGGATGCACTTTCTTACGAAAatccatatatatttttcgaaTTTATCAGCACTTTAAAATGGTATACTGACAACTAATTTCAGACATGTCTATTactcatttaaaaaaaaaatatatataaagcaAATATATAAAGCAGTAATAAGCAATAAATTAGCCATTGCATTATGAATTCCCTATCAatgctttaaaatatttcattttacttAAGTTTTTAAGCCAGCTTTATATTGAATGCGAACTCATTTCTTTGCAGTGTTGAAAAAGCGCCGTATTTACTAAGTGCAGCTTTTCATCTCGACTCTTTGCTGCCCCGTTGAAGTGACAACAAAGAAGCGCATTTTCCTCAACTCAGCACAACTGAAGCCGCAACAATCGCTTGGCGTTCAGTTGCAACAAAAGGCGCTAATTTAGCTCAAGTTTGCATGAGATTTATCCTTGGGTGGGAAAGGTTGCCCCAAAAGAAGGCCATTGTGTGTGGCAAAGAAACAAGTACTAAGTGTTTTACATAAGTTATAAACCTCAAGGATTTGATGTATGTGCGTAAAATTAGGTAGCTAATTTTCTTCGAGTGCATTGGCGATCGCCTTTTGTTTTGATCGGCGCTTTGTTTTGATTCGATTCGATGGCTTGGCCAATTTCTGGAAATCTCGCGTGGGCGATGACTCGCGGGTAAGGcattggctttggctttgggttTTTGCTTGAAACTGAAACCAACACCAAAGCCAAAAACCGAACTTGGAGCCGCAGCCAAAGCCAAGTCAAGGAGGCGGAAAAGCGCGCACGAGAAAAACCTGTTTAGCGTTCAatgattgttttgttttgcagcAAACGAAGAAACAAGAAAAcacatttgtatttgtttgttgCCTGCACGCGCGGAACAGAGAGGCATGCCACGATCCCCagctatatatgtatgtagctGGATCCGCCGCTGCCACACTCGCTCCTCTTGAACCCCACAGCTgaacaaaaccaacaacaCAGCTTTCCTCGGCGGCGGCAAATTGAACTTTCACTTTTTCGCTGGGAAATGGCTATGGAAATGGAAACGATGGGCCTTACATGGAGTGCGTTGTTATGTCAAAGATGCTTCTGTCACTCCTCTGCTGCAGTTTAACTATTGCTTTTAACTGGCCAAAAATCCAGGCAAAAATGAAAGAAGaagaaacaaaaagaaaagaaaggaaaCAGGTGCTCCCAAGCACTTTCTCCCACGAAAACAGGAAAAGGGAGCGGGCCATGGACCATTGGGTTTTCCGGGGAAAATGGGGGATAAGTTTCGAAAGTGTTAGGACTAAAACATTGATCATACGATATGAATAGAATATGATTACTAATTTTAGCCATTACATATGGTATTGCTGTTTATTTTGGGAACAAAACTGGTTACGAAAACCTATTTGATGTACACGATTGCTCATGGCAGTTGTTTTGCGGCgagtgggttttttttttttcttttgggaATCGAATGGTATAACACATGGTATATTGTACTGCTTGGGTTTAGGCAATGCAAAGGTGGGGGAAATTACTCATGGGCAGACGACTCGAGGTGCGgcctccatttccatttgcgtGGGCTGGATGAGTGGCCAAGTTGAGTCGAGTTTGCCAATAGAATCAACAACAGCAGGGCTCCAAAGTGTTTCGaaaacaattacaattacTTCGGCAAACAGTGGgaaccaacaaaaaaacaaagttaAGTGGAGTCATGCTCGACTTACAATTCcgggaaaaaataaatagattGCGGCCTATACTAAAAAAAACCGAAGGGTTCGTAATCTTTGACTCATTTTGCAATAATAGCACTCTTAAGAAAGATGCCAATGAACAATTGTTTTATCACAAGTTTTTTTTCCACCATCGAAGAAGAGAACTGATAAGAAAAGATGTCTTTTAAGTATTGGAAAAAAATCGAACAAGTTTTTGTTATCAGTAACTTGTAATACATCAAGAAATAAGACACtacatattattatatatattaatcaTTAAATTAATCACACTTTAGGAATCTACTGCTATTATCTTGACCGCAAATGTGCGGAGTGCtagctttttgttttcttcgatTCTTTAGAGGAGCATGACGTATGCGTCAAGAAATTTAGAAATCACTAAAAGATAAAAAAGAACCTCtaattcacacacacacacagagaaacATGCTGGTGGATGCGAAGGGGGCGGTGCGGGGGGCTTAGAAGAACTATGAAGAAGGAGCATTTGTT
The Drosophila mauritiana strain mau12 chromosome X, ASM438214v1, whole genome shotgun sequence DNA segment above includes these coding regions:
- the LOC117148720 gene encoding chloride intracellular channel exc-4; its protein translation is MSSEVESQQSQETNGSSKFDVPEIELIIKASTIDGRRKGACLFCQEYFMDLYLLAELKTISLKVTTVDMQKPPPDFRTNFEATHPPILIDNGLAILENEKIERHIMKNIPGGYNLFVQDKEVATLIENLYVKLKLMLVKKDEAKNNALLSHLRKINDHLSARNTRFLTGDTMCCFDCELMPRLQHIRVAGKYFVDFEIPTHLTALWRYMYHMYQLDAFTQSCPADQDIINHYKLQQSLKMKKHEELETPTFTTYIPIDISE
- the LOC117148379 gene encoding nucleoside diphosphate-linked moiety X motif 8, yielding MSLIAQASRTAPQLLLHLNRHLVTSCSSAASATSSKPPDFDQSITADQLLGPESQRRCMEKMRSLPAFPRPKALTPSRREKQTSAVLIALCQERGTNEISLLYTRRSRHLRSHSFQISFPGGRRDDHDTSYVDCALRETEEEIGLPRHRIQVWGEAKQLQLPRTSSIVPVVGVVPDFSLSELRLNWEEVEEAFSVPLQSLMLPKATRHTQFRSGYSGPVFVVDHYRIWGITGYLTHLFLHCLLPPSLLPDCLKTNIKFIRPFKLPPKMPHHREHSAADPSMRT